From Cronobacter turicensis z3032, the proteins below share one genomic window:
- the yciT gene encoding Uncharacterized HTH-type transcriptional regulator yciT, whose translation MNSRQQIILQMVIDRGRMSVAELAKITGVSEVTIRQDLNFLEKQSYLRRTHGFAVPLDSDDVETRMMNNFALKRRLADFACSLVNDGETVFIENGSTNALLARALAEQKKITLITVSSFIAHLLKETSCEIILLGGIYQKKSETMVGPLTRQYISQVHFSKAFIGIDGWSPETGFTGRDMMRADVVNAVLEKGSEAIILTDSSKFGAVHPYTLGPASRFSRVITDDGLNETARDALGASGLALDILSPFPA comes from the coding sequence ATGAACTCCCGACAACAAATCATTTTACAGATGGTGATTGACCGCGGTCGCATGAGCGTGGCGGAACTGGCAAAAATCACCGGCGTTTCTGAAGTCACCATTCGTCAGGATCTTAATTTTCTCGAAAAGCAGAGCTATCTGCGCCGCACACATGGCTTCGCCGTGCCGCTCGACAGCGACGATGTGGAAACCCGCATGATGAATAATTTCGCCCTGAAGCGGCGGCTCGCGGATTTCGCCTGCTCGCTGGTGAATGACGGCGAAACGGTGTTTATCGAAAACGGCAGCACCAATGCCCTTCTGGCGCGGGCGCTGGCCGAGCAAAAGAAAATCACGCTTATCACCGTGAGCAGTTTTATTGCGCACCTGCTAAAAGAAACGTCGTGTGAAATTATCCTGCTCGGCGGCATCTACCAGAAGAAAAGCGAAACCATGGTCGGCCCGCTGACGCGCCAGTACATTTCACAGGTGCATTTCAGCAAAGCGTTTATCGGGATTGACGGCTGGTCGCCGGAGACGGGCTTTACCGGCCGCGACATGATGCGCGCCGATGTGGTCAATGCGGTGCTGGAAAAAGGCAGCGAGGCGATTATCCTCACCGACAGCAGTAAATTCGGCGCGGTGCATCCGTATACGCTCGGCCCTGCGTCACGCTTCAGTCGGGTTATCACCGATGACGGCCTGAATGAAACTGCCCGCGACGCGCTCGGCGCCTCCGGTCTGGCGCTTGATATCCTTTCTCCCTTTCCTGCCTGA
- the yciH gene encoding Uncharacterized protein yciH produces MRDTNSRLVYSTETGRIDEPKAAPARPKGDGVVRIQRQTSGRKGKGVCLITGIDADDATLNSLAAELKKKCGCGGAVKDGVIEIQGDKRELIKSLLEAKGMKVKLAGG; encoded by the coding sequence ATGCGCGACACGAACAGCCGTCTGGTCTATTCCACGGAAACCGGACGTATCGATGAGCCCAAAGCCGCGCCCGCGCGCCCAAAAGGCGACGGTGTGGTGCGTATTCAGCGCCAGACCAGCGGACGCAAAGGGAAGGGCGTATGCCTTATCACCGGCATTGACGCTGACGACGCGACGTTAAATAGCCTCGCCGCCGAGCTTAAGAAAAAATGCGGCTGTGGCGGCGCGGTCAAAGACGGCGTGATTGAAATTCAGGGCGACAAACGGGAATTAATTAAAAGCCTGCTTGAGGCAAAAGGAATGAAAGTTAAACTGGCGGGCGGTTAA
- the pyrF gene encoding Orotidine 5'-phosphate decarboxylase — protein MVVALDYDNRDSALAFVDGIDPRSCRLKVGKEMFTLFGPQLVRDLISRGFDVFLDLKFHDIPNTTARAVAAAAELGVWMVNVHAGGGARMMTAAKEALAPFGNDAPLLIAVTVLTSMEADDLQGLGITLSPAEQAERLARLTQQCGLDGVVCSAHEAVRFKATFGRDFKLVTPGIRPTGSDAGDQRRIMTPAEAQEAGVDYMVIGRPITRAANPAQALRDILASLKQEG, from the coding sequence GTGGTCGTCGCGCTCGATTACGACAACCGCGACAGCGCGCTGGCCTTTGTGGATGGCATCGATCCGCGCAGCTGCCGTCTGAAAGTCGGCAAAGAGATGTTTACGCTGTTCGGACCGCAGCTGGTGCGCGATCTGATTTCACGCGGCTTCGACGTTTTTCTGGACCTGAAATTTCACGATATCCCGAATACCACCGCGCGCGCCGTTGCCGCCGCGGCGGAGCTCGGCGTCTGGATGGTGAATGTCCACGCGGGCGGCGGCGCGCGTATGATGACGGCGGCAAAAGAGGCACTGGCGCCTTTTGGCAATGACGCGCCGCTACTGATTGCGGTCACCGTGCTCACCAGTATGGAAGCCGACGATCTGCAAGGGCTCGGCATTACCCTTAGCCCGGCCGAGCAGGCGGAGCGTCTTGCGCGCCTGACACAGCAGTGTGGCCTTGACGGCGTGGTCTGTTCCGCGCATGAGGCGGTGCGTTTTAAAGCGACATTCGGGCGCGATTTTAAACTGGTCACGCCAGGCATTCGTCCAACCGGCAGCGATGCGGGCGATCAGCGGCGCATTATGACGCCTGCCGAGGCGCAAGAGGCGGGCGTAGACTATATGGTTATTGGACGTCCCATCACCCGCGCGGCGAATCCGGCACAGGCGCTGCGGGATATTCTGGCGTCTCTGAAGCAGGAGGGGTAA